In Aliarcobacter faecis, a genomic segment contains:
- a CDS encoding adenylosuccinate synthase, whose amino-acid sequence MKADVIVGIQWGDEGKGKIVDMLAQKYDMVCRSQGGHNAGHTIWVDGVRYALQLIPSGILNKKAINIIGNGVVVSPLNIIKEMSQFDNLEGRLYISDKAHLNLPFHALIDQAKERLKGDKAIGTTGKGIGPTYAEKASRSGFRAGELLNPTKLCDSILDYFEQNRAIFDVLEIKTPQKSELLSELENYKSKLGSFIVNTTNMVWKALENNKKVLLEGAQGTLLDIDHGTYPYVTSSSTVSAGACTGLGLNPKDIGEVIGIVKAYCTRVGNGPFPSEDFTDYGKTMGEVGKEFGTVTGRKRRCGWFDAVAVRYASRLNGCDKLALMKLDVLDGFDKIKVCVAYMYNGERIDYMPSNMENVEAIYEEITGWDSVVGVRRYEDLPENAKKYIDKIEEITNVKVGIISTSPERDDTIIRG is encoded by the coding sequence ATGAAAGCAGATGTAATTGTAGGAATTCAATGGGGAGATGAAGGCAAGGGTAAAATAGTTGATATGCTTGCACAAAAATATGATATGGTTTGTAGAAGTCAAGGCGGACACAATGCTGGTCATACTATTTGGGTTGATGGAGTAAGATATGCACTTCAATTAATTCCTTCTGGAATTTTAAATAAAAAAGCTATAAATATTATTGGAAATGGAGTTGTTGTATCTCCTCTTAATATTATTAAAGAGATGAGTCAATTTGATAATTTAGAAGGAAGACTTTATATATCTGATAAAGCTCATCTAAATTTACCTTTCCATGCTCTAATTGATCAAGCAAAAGAGAGATTAAAAGGTGACAAAGCTATTGGAACAACAGGAAAAGGAATAGGTCCAACTTATGCTGAAAAAGCTAGTAGAAGTGGATTTAGAGCTGGAGAACTTTTAAATCCAACAAAACTTTGTGATTCTATTTTAGACTATTTTGAACAAAATAGAGCAATTTTTGATGTTTTAGAGATAAAAACTCCTCAAAAATCTGAACTTTTAAGTGAATTAGAAAACTATAAATCAAAATTAGGTTCATTTATAGTAAATACAACAAATATGGTTTGGAAAGCTCTTGAAAATAATAAAAAAGTTTTACTAGAAGGGGCTCAAGGAACACTTCTTGATATTGACCATGGAACATATCCTTATGTAACATCTTCAAGTACAGTTAGTGCTGGAGCTTGTACTGGTCTTGGTTTAAATCCAAAAGATATTGGAGAAGTTATAGGGATTGTAAAAGCTTATTGTACAAGAGTTGGAAATGGTCCATTTCCAAGTGAAGATTTCACAGACTATGGAAAAACTATGGGTGAAGTTGGAAAAGAGTTTGGAACAGTAACAGGAAGAAAAAGAAGATGTGGTTGGTTTGATGCTGTTGCAGTAAGATATGCTAGTAGATTAAATGGTTGCGATAAATTAGCTTTAATGAAATTAGATGTATTAGATGGTTTTGATAAAATAAAAGTTTGTGTAGCTTATATGTATAATGGAGAAAGAATAGATTATATGCCATCTAATATGGAGAATGTAGAAGCTATTTATGAAGAGATAACTGGATGGGATAGCGTAGTTGGTGTAAGAAGATATGAAGACTTACCTGAAAATGCAAAAAAATATATAGATAAAATTGAAGAGATTACAAATGTAAAAGTTGGAATAATTTCAACTTCACCTGAGAGAGACGATACAATTATAAGGGGATAA
- a CDS encoding tRNA (5-methylaminomethyl-2-thiouridine)(34)-methyltransferase MnmD has product MQDDILVTTQDGSNTLFSLKYNQHFHNTEDGGLNESLNKHIIPAFNYHQDKKELNILDICFGIGYNTLATIYYILKNGLDIKLNIYSPELDFDLVKFLKNFSYPKEFTNLRNIINELSINQKYSSEKLNIEIFIGDAREYLKKIPKDFFHIVYQDAFSSEVNSELWTKEYFDEIYRISKVNSILTTYAISTNIRLSLYEAGFTIYELKATKRKITIAFKQRQENIGKYIDMELKKLRNPNAKVLYDN; this is encoded by the coding sequence ATGCAAGATGATATTTTAGTAACCACACAAGATGGTTCAAATACACTTTTTTCGTTAAAATATAATCAACATTTTCATAATACTGAAGATGGTGGACTAAATGAATCATTAAATAAACATATAATTCCTGCATTTAATTATCATCAAGATAAAAAAGAGTTGAATATTTTAGATATTTGTTTTGGTATTGGTTATAACACTCTTGCTACAATATACTATATTTTAAAAAATGGGTTAGATATAAAATTAAATATCTATTCACCTGAATTAGATTTTGATTTGGTAAAATTTTTGAAAAATTTTTCCTATCCCAAAGAGTTTACTAATTTAAGAAATATTATAAATGAACTATCAATTAATCAAAAATATAGTAGTGAAAAATTAAATATTGAAATTTTTATTGGTGATGCAAGAGAGTATTTAAAAAAAATCCCAAAAGATTTCTTTCATATAGTTTATCAAGATGCTTTTTCAAGTGAAGTAAATTCTGAACTTTGGACAAAAGAGTATTTTGATGAAATTTATAGAATTTCCAAAGTAAATTCAATTCTTACAACTTATGCAATATCTACAAATATAAGACTTTCTTTATACGAAGCAGGATTTACAATATATGAGTTAAAAGCGACAAAAAGAAAAATAACTATTGCTTTTAAACAGCGACAAGAAAATATTGGAAAATATATCGATATGGAATTAAAAAAACTAAGAAACCCAAATGCAAAAGTTTTATATGATAATTAA
- a CDS encoding MlaE family ABC transporter permease, with translation MQNSDYFLYEQNENNYFLKLLNIWNKDTLTNIIKNIDNLRIPKNANLTIDFQNIKECDSSAVIYIISFLKNFNEENISFLNFEKFEKIYNFYKSHYQEKSLEIKNKNQIFIDIGKKSYDIYKEAKYFVTFIGEVFYFFIYSLKNPKKIRFTAMLKYIETSALNALLIVAITSFLVGVVIAYQGAVQLEKFGANIFIVEMISITMFREIAPLVTAIVIAGRSASSYTAEIGAMKITEEVDAMRTMNFEPILFLTLPRIFALGLSLPLLVFLADIIGIIGGMIIAYTSLDVSFVEFINRLYNEVALKHLLIGVFKAIFFGFIIAIIGSYRGFQVQSNTTSIGKYTTISVVNAIFVVIVIDAVFSVILTNMGI, from the coding sequence ATGCAAAATAGTGATTATTTTTTATATGAACAAAATGAAAACAACTATTTTTTAAAATTATTAAATATCTGGAACAAAGATACTTTAACAAATATTATAAAAAATATAGACAATCTGAGAATTCCTAAAAATGCGAATTTGACTATTGATTTTCAAAATATAAAAGAGTGTGATAGTAGTGCAGTTATTTATATAATATCTTTTTTAAAGAATTTTAATGAAGAAAATATTAGCTTTTTAAATTTTGAGAAATTTGAGAAAATATACAATTTTTATAAATCTCACTATCAAGAAAAAAGTTTAGAAATAAAAAATAAAAACCAAATTTTTATAGATATTGGTAAAAAAAGCTATGATATTTATAAAGAAGCAAAATATTTCGTAACTTTTATTGGTGAAGTTTTCTATTTTTTTATCTACTCTTTAAAAAATCCAAAAAAAATAAGATTTACTGCTATGCTAAAATATATTGAAACTTCAGCACTAAATGCACTTTTAATAGTTGCTATAACTTCTTTTTTGGTAGGAGTAGTAATTGCTTATCAAGGAGCTGTTCAACTTGAAAAATTTGGAGCAAATATTTTTATTGTTGAGATGATAAGTATAACTATGTTTAGAGAGATAGCTCCTCTTGTAACTGCTATTGTAATTGCAGGAAGAAGTGCAAGTTCTTATACAGCAGAGATTGGAGCTATGAAAATAACAGAAGAAGTAGATGCTATGAGAACTATGAATTTTGAACCTATCCTCTTTTTAACTCTTCCTAGAATTTTTGCCTTAGGCTTATCTTTACCACTATTAGTATTTCTTGCTGATATTATAGGAATAATAGGTGGAATGATAATAGCTTATACTAGTTTAGATGTTAGCTTTGTAGAGTTTATAAATAGGTTATATAATGAAGTGGCATTAAAACATCTTTTAATTGGTGTTTTTAAAGCTATCTTCTTTGGATTTATAATAGCTATAATTGGCTCTTACAGAGGTTTTCAAGTACAAAGTAATACTACAAGTATAGGAAAATATACAACAATTAGTGTAGTAAATGCTATTTTTGTAGTTATTGTAATAGATGCTGTTTTTTCTGTAATATTAACTAATATGGGGATATAA
- a CDS encoding HAD family hydrolase: MIILFDLDGTLIDSTDAITSTFLYAFSTHSFDFKGSLEDIKKQIGYPLDIMFENLGVSKSVVWDFVDSYKMRYKDISVAQTTLLENAFEAVNLASKFAKLGVVTTKTRIYSTPILDNFDIGKHFEVIIGREDVENPKPHEEPILKALHSLNYDKNKNEAFMIGDTKLDLISAKNASINSIGLLCGYSNEEELSKYTNIIKKDSLEAVKYLASL; the protein is encoded by the coding sequence ATGATTATATTATTTGATTTAGATGGAACTTTAATAGATTCAACAGATGCAATTACAAGTACATTTTTATATGCTTTTTCTACGCATAGTTTTGATTTTAAGGGAAGTCTTGAAGATATAAAAAAACAAATTGGCTATCCACTTGATATTATGTTTGAAAATTTGGGAGTGTCTAAAAGTGTAGTTTGGGATTTTGTAGATAGTTATAAAATGCGATATAAGGATATTTCAGTAGCACAAACAACTTTACTTGAAAATGCTTTTGAAGCAGTAAATTTAGCTTCAAAATTTGCGAAATTAGGAGTGGTTACTACAAAAACAAGGATTTACTCAACTCCAATTTTAGATAATTTTGATATAGGAAAACATTTTGAAGTAATTATTGGAAGAGAAGATGTTGAGAATCCAAAACCACATGAAGAGCCAATATTAAAAGCTTTACATAGTTTAAATTATGATAAAAATAAAAATGAAGCTTTTATGATAGGAGATACAAAATTGGACTTAATCTCTGCAAAAAATGCTTCTATAAACTCTATTGGTCTTTTATGTGGTTACTCAAATGAAGAAGAGTTAAGTAAATATACTAATATTATAAAAAAAGATTCTCTTGAAGCTGTTAAATATCTAGCTTCTTTATGA
- a CDS encoding ABC-type transport auxiliary lipoprotein family protein — MKNSILILTIFFLFSGCGLKQEAISINHYSIDFKTEKKVNKPKLSSIFIEEPNVNKAFNLTSIFYTIKPYMFEEYAKNRWINLPSNMIYNQLTDSFTSSNIFSNVILKDKKIEYEYSLKTEVIKLYQVFENDKSYAILKVNFILIKNGQIFKSYTFDKKILCDENSAYGFVKALNIGFDEVINSLLKDLTSLL; from the coding sequence ATGAAAAATAGTATTTTAATTTTAACGATATTTTTTCTATTTAGTGGATGTGGATTAAAACAAGAAGCTATATCTATAAATCACTATTCAATAGATTTTAAAACTGAAAAAAAAGTAAATAAACCAAAACTTAGTTCAATTTTTATAGAAGAACCAAATGTAAATAAAGCTTTTAATCTAACATCAATTTTTTACACTATAAAGCCATATATGTTTGAAGAGTATGCAAAAAATAGATGGATAAATCTCCCTTCAAATATGATTTATAATCAATTAACTGATTCATTTACTTCAAGTAATATATTTTCTAATGTTATATTAAAAGATAAAAAAATTGAATATGAATATAGTTTGAAGACAGAAGTTATAAAGCTTTATCAAGTTTTTGAGAATGATAAATCTTATGCTATTTTAAAAGTAAATTTTATTTTAATTAAAAATGGACAAATTTTTAAATCATACACTTTTGATAAAAAAATCTTATGTGATGAAAATAGTGCATACGGTTTTGTAAAAGCTTTAAACATTGGATTTGATGAAGTTATAAATAGTTTATTAAAAGATTTAACTTCTTTACTTTAA
- a CDS encoding DUF507 family protein, with the protein MRLKLHHTPYVSRRITRDLISCDFIEVRKEKASIEEQVERILDEDIEKEHNLDEKVEEILDAQTEEIEYLNADRRQLFWMTKKRLANDFGVILNNEDRFSDIAHKILDYLWEEDYIHFTCSDNQIKNIIFGSLDDFIKGFEKADSEVLAKLRNYKRKLIPGTEDYDLVYHRLYEEELIKRGLI; encoded by the coding sequence ATGAGATTAAAATTACACCATACACCATATGTTTCAAGAAGAATTACAAGAGATTTAATCTCTTGTGATTTTATTGAAGTAAGAAAAGAAAAAGCTAGTATCGAAGAACAAGTTGAAAGAATTTTGGATGAAGATATAGAAAAAGAGCATAATTTAGATGAAAAAGTAGAAGAAATTTTAGATGCTCAAACTGAAGAGATTGAGTATCTAAATGCAGATAGAAGACAACTTTTTTGGATGACGAAAAAAAGACTTGCAAATGACTTTGGAGTTATCTTAAACAATGAAGATAGGTTTTCTGATATTGCTCACAAAATATTAGATTATCTATGGGAGGAGGATTATATACATTTTACTTGTTCAGATAACCAAATAAAAAATATAATATTTGGTTCTTTGGATGATTTTATTAAAGGATTTGAAAAGGCAGATAGTGAGGTTTTAGCTAAACTTAGAAACTATAAGAGAAAACTAATTCCAGGGACGGAGGACTATGATTTGGTGTATCATAGGCTTTATGAAGAAGAGTTAATAAAAAGAGGATTAATTTAA
- a CDS encoding ABC transporter ATP-binding protein has protein sequence MEIIKVSNLYTAFGDNIVHENLSFNVKEGEIFGVLGGSGSGKTVLVKQIVMLNQIQKGDIEIFGKNISNLNLKEIEKIKLQFSYLFQFGALYSFLNVIDNIAVMLKEYTNLPKDLIEKIAYTYLDIVGLPKHTATLYPSELSGGMKKRVALARSLALQPKILFLDEPTSGLDPASTKQVNELLLYLKNSLNITIVIITHDLETIKTVLDRFIIIRKQIIFDGDIKEAMASNDRFIKDFLTNEKGA, from the coding sequence ATGGAGATTATAAAAGTTTCAAATCTTTATACAGCCTTTGGAGATAATATTGTTCATGAAAATCTATCTTTTAATGTCAAAGAGGGTGAGATTTTTGGAGTTTTAGGAGGAAGTGGTTCTGGAAAAACTGTTTTAGTAAAACAAATTGTAATGCTAAATCAAATCCAAAAAGGAGATATAGAGATATTTGGTAAGAATATATCAAACCTAAATTTAAAAGAGATAGAAAAAATAAAATTGCAATTCTCATATCTCTTTCAATTTGGAGCTTTATACTCATTCTTAAATGTTATAGATAATATTGCTGTGATGCTAAAAGAGTACACAAATTTACCAAAAGATTTGATAGAGAAAATAGCTTATACCTATTTGGATATTGTAGGTCTTCCAAAACATACAGCAACACTTTATCCTAGTGAACTTAGTGGTGGTATGAAAAAAAGAGTAGCACTTGCAAGAAGTTTAGCATTACAACCAAAAATTCTATTTTTAGATGAACCTACAAGTGGATTAGACCCAGCTAGTACAAAACAGGTAAATGAACTACTTTTATATTTAAAAAATAGTTTAAATATTACAATTGTTATAATAACTCATGATTTAGAGACTATAAAAACTGTTCTTGATAGATTTATAATAATTAGAAAACAGATAATCTTTGATGGAGATATAAAAGAGGCAATGGCTTCAAATGATAGATTTATAAAAGATTTTTTAACAAATGAAAAGGGGGCATAA
- a CDS encoding AbrB family transcriptional regulator, which translates to MIKNISQMLLALILGLCGSLIFIFLHLPLPWLLGSIFATSIVIRFEKLPIKSPKVFSPPARILIGLAIGSAFTPEILKYIPHYTASLLLVIPFTILVIFFGTFYYYKVLKYDLKTSYLGSMPGGVIEMVIIGEELKANTAKITLMQSSRLFFVVVSLPFIIQYIFQIDIRGNQLLTTPLKNIDFFEFSSLYILAIFAAIFAKKLKLTAAFLMGPMILSIILYSTGVYSVAIPDEFLKFIQIVFGVIIGFTFKGVPLKIIYQTLVATLGHFIILAILSAIFIAIIFYTLDFKALDIMLSFAPGGQTEINLIALLVGANLPYITLHHIVRLFIVMNIAPIIAKRLK; encoded by the coding sequence ATGATAAAGAATATTTCTCAAATGCTATTAGCCCTAATTTTAGGGCTTTGTGGTTCATTGATTTTTATCTTTTTACATCTTCCTCTTCCTTGGCTTTTGGGAAGTATTTTTGCTACATCTATTGTTATTAGATTTGAAAAACTACCAATAAAAAGCCCAAAAGTATTCTCTCCACCAGCAAGGATTTTAATAGGTCTTGCTATTGGAAGTGCTTTTACTCCAGAAATTTTAAAATATATTCCACACTATACTGCAAGTTTATTATTAGTAATTCCTTTTACAATTTTAGTTATATTTTTTGGAACATTCTACTACTATAAAGTTTTAAAATATGATTTAAAAACCTCATATTTAGGCTCTATGCCAGGTGGTGTAATAGAGATGGTTATAATAGGAGAAGAGCTAAAAGCAAATACAGCAAAAATAACTTTAATGCAAAGTTCAAGGCTCTTTTTTGTAGTAGTTTCTTTACCTTTTATAATTCAATATATTTTTCAAATAGATATAAGAGGTAACCAACTACTAACCACTCCTTTGAAAAATATTGATTTCTTTGAGTTTAGCTCTTTATATATTCTTGCAATATTTGCTGCAATATTTGCAAAAAAGTTAAAGCTAACTGCTGCTTTTTTGATGGGACCTATGATTTTAAGTATTATTTTATACTCAACTGGAGTTTATAGTGTGGCTATTCCTGATGAGTTTTTAAAGTTTATTCAGATAGTTTTTGGGGTAATTATTGGATTTACTTTTAAAGGTGTTCCTTTGAAAATAATATATCAAACACTTGTTGCTACTTTGGGGCATTTTATTATTTTAGCTATTTTATCAGCTATTTTTATAGCAATTATCTTTTATACTTTAGATTTTAAGGCTTTGGATATTATGCTAAGTTTTGCTCCAGGTGGACAAACAGAGATAAATTTAATAGCTCTTTTAGTAGGAGCGAATCTTCCTTATATAACTTTACACCATATTGTACGACTTTTTATTGTGATGAATATCGCACCTATTATTGCAAAGAGATTGAAATAA
- a CDS encoding MlaD family protein, which produces MDTKINFFKIGLFVTILFASLVIAIFWLGKYGIENKKYDEYSIYFSESISGLNIGSSIKFMGYEVGTVKNIKINPYNSQELQIDIEIQKNTPIKEDNYAILGNLGITGLKYIELKGGSNSSKLLSENQYGTKVIPSRKSALNTLVDSTEDITKELTLLLLQFRKILSEDNLANFSLLLEKSQKSMTNIEDFSSYLVKNQNKIDELLNKIKNFTVVGSSSFSSVKASADNFKELTTKMKDEFDKGTFDIKEITQDNLDNLSSVLKSLEDNLNQTQDLIKNINESPSDLLLKQKTIKYGPGEKDEK; this is translated from the coding sequence ATGGATACAAAAATTAATTTTTTTAAAATTGGCTTATTTGTAACTATTTTATTTGCAAGTCTAGTTATAGCTATATTCTGGCTTGGAAAATATGGAATTGAGAATAAAAAATATGATGAATACTCTATATATTTTTCAGAATCTATTTCTGGATTAAATATTGGCTCATCAATAAAATTTATGGGATATGAAGTAGGAACTGTAAAAAATATTAAAATAAATCCATATAATTCACAAGAGTTACAAATAGATATAGAAATTCAAAAAAACACTCCTATAAAAGAGGATAATTATGCAATTTTAGGGAATTTGGGTATTACAGGGCTTAAATATATTGAGTTAAAAGGGGGAAGTAATAGTTCTAAACTTTTAAGTGAAAATCAGTATGGAACAAAGGTAATACCTTCTAGAAAATCAGCTCTTAATACTTTGGTTGATTCTACTGAAGATATTACAAAAGAGCTTACACTTTTACTACTTCAATTTAGAAAAATATTAAGTGAAGATAATTTAGCAAACTTTTCATTACTTTTGGAAAAGAGTCAAAAAAGTATGACAAATATTGAGGATTTTTCATCATATTTAGTAAAAAACCAAAATAAAATTGATGAACTATTAAATAAAATAAAGAATTTTACAGTAGTGGGAAGTTCATCTTTTAGTAGTGTAAAAGCTTCAGCTGATAATTTTAAGGAATTAACAACAAAAATGAAAGATGAGTTTGATAAAGGAACTTTTGATATAAAAGAGATAACTCAAGATAATCTTGATAATCTCTCTTCTGTACTTAAAAGTTTGGAAGATAATTTAAATCAAACTCAAGATTTAATAAAAAATATAAATGAAAGTCCAAGTGATTTACTGCTTAAACAAAAAACTATAAAATATGGTCCAGGAGAAAAAGATGAAAAATAG
- a CDS encoding D-alanyl-D-alanine carboxypeptidase family protein translates to MKLLKSAISLLIIPVFAFSYNDKQIFQKIEKDLDSIIVKDLTKKELIFQKDANQQVRPASLTKIMTSILAIESGKMDSVVTITKEMKNVEPTILNFKVGEKFYLRDLVNAAMIKSANDAANAIAIYLGNGNKQVFVNMMNKKAKLLGMKNTNFENPCGFDAPNHKTTASDLLKLTEYAIKNKTFNDIVKKENYAFKAINTKRTYTAHTSNKLLPKEKYMVGVKTGYTSKAGPCLIARAKDGKKDILLVMLNSQNRWENTKLALDTVLNKR, encoded by the coding sequence ATGAAATTATTAAAATCAGCTATCTCTTTGCTTATTATTCCTGTTTTTGCTTTTTCATATAATGATAAGCAAATTTTCCAAAAAATTGAAAAAGATTTAGACTCAATCATTGTAAAAGATTTGACTAAAAAAGAGTTAATTTTTCAAAAAGATGCAAATCAACAAGTGCGACCAGCTAGTCTTACAAAAATTATGACTTCTATTTTAGCAATAGAAAGTGGAAAAATGGATAGTGTAGTTACTATTACAAAAGAGATGAAAAATGTTGAACCAACAATTTTAAATTTTAAGGTTGGGGAGAAGTTCTATTTACGAGATTTAGTAAATGCAGCTATGATAAAATCGGCAAATGATGCAGCAAATGCCATAGCAATTTATTTAGGTAATGGAAATAAACAAGTTTTTGTAAATATGATGAATAAAAAGGCAAAGCTTTTGGGAATGAAAAATACAAATTTTGAAAACCCTTGTGGCTTTGATGCTCCAAATCATAAAACAACAGCAAGTGATTTATTAAAACTTACAGAATATGCTATTAAAAATAAAACTTTTAACGATATAGTTAAAAAAGAGAATTATGCTTTTAAAGCAATAAATACGAAAAGAACTTATACAGCACATACAAGTAATAAACTTCTACCAAAAGAGAAATATATGGTAGGTGTAAAAACTGGTTATACAAGTAAAGCAGGACCTTGTTTAATTGCTAGAGCAAAAGATGGTAAAAAAGATATTCTTTTAGTTATGCTTAACTCTCAAAATAGATGGGAAAATACAAAACTAGCTCTGGATACAGTTTTAAATAAGAGATAG
- a CDS encoding carbamoyl phosphate synthase small subunit, whose translation MQKVYIYLENGTFLEGCSFGANKTAIGKLVYNNATFGYQEIITDPSNAGLFINFMAVEIGNSGTNKEDMESSKAHAVGVIVRNYHDAYSNYRAEMSLADFLKSENIIGICDIDTRYLTKIARDEGSMMMIASTEISSKDELAKLLKEAKKYDEINFLEEISTKDSYIHKSGAWNSETGEFNKANMSDKKVVVYDFGVKKSFLNELVESGLEVEVIPYNTKADKIIEKFNNNEIGGVVLSSGAGNPNLYTNEVENIKKLLLANLPIFAIGLGHYLLALASGAKLEKINSIKSGSHPIRGEKTVEMYSLNTQYAIKDFKELADSTYINVFTNNTVALRYKNRDILSSEFTPISNSPIYKEFASLVK comes from the coding sequence ATGCAAAAAGTATATATTTATTTAGAAAATGGGACATTTTTAGAAGGGTGCTCTTTTGGTGCAAATAAAACTGCAATAGGAAAATTAGTTTATAACAATGCAACATTTGGTTATCAAGAGATAATTACAGACCCTAGTAATGCTGGTCTTTTTATAAATTTTATGGCTGTTGAAATAGGAAATAGTGGTACAAATAAAGAAGATATGGAAAGCTCTAAAGCACATGCTGTTGGAGTAATTGTAAGAAATTACCATGATGCTTACTCAAACTATAGAGCAGAAATGAGTTTAGCAGATTTTCTAAAATCTGAAAATATTATAGGAATTTGTGATATTGATACAAGATATTTGACAAAAATAGCTAGAGATGAAGGAAGTATGATGATGATTGCTTCAACAGAAATCTCTTCAAAAGATGAATTAGCAAAACTTCTAAAAGAAGCAAAAAAATATGATGAAATTAACTTTTTAGAAGAAATTTCAACAAAAGATAGTTATATTCATAAATCTGGTGCTTGGAACAGTGAAACTGGAGAGTTTAATAAAGCAAATATGAGTGATAAAAAAGTAGTAGTTTATGACTTTGGAGTAAAAAAATCATTTTTAAATGAGCTTGTTGAATCAGGACTTGAAGTTGAAGTTATTCCATATAATACAAAAGCAGATAAAATTATTGAGAAATTTAATAATAATGAAATAGGTGGAGTTGTATTAAGTAGTGGTGCTGGAAATCCAAATCTTTATACTAACGAAGTAGAAAATATTAAAAAATTACTTTTAGCTAATCTTCCTATTTTTGCTATTGGATTAGGTCATTACCTTTTAGCACTTGCAAGTGGTGCAAAATTAGAAAAAATAAACTCTATAAAATCAGGTAGTCATCCAATAAGAGGTGAAAAAACTGTAGAAATGTACTCTTTAAATACACAATATGCTATAAAAGATTTTAAAGAGTTAGCAGATTCTACTTATATAAATGTATTTACAAATAATACAGTTGCTTTAAGATATAAAAACAGAGATATTTTAAGTAGTGAATTCACACCTATTTCAAACTCACCAATTTACAAAGAATTTGCCTCTTTAGTAAAATAA
- the luxS gene encoding S-ribosylhomocysteine lyase, with the protein MPLLDSFRVDHTIMPAPAVRVAKIMKTPKGDNITVFDLRFCVPNEKMMSEKGTHTLEHLFAGFIRNHLNSPTVEIIDVSPMGCRTGFYMSLIGTPSEKEVASAWKKAMEDVLKVEKQSDIPELNIFQCGTCAMHSLDEAKDIARDILKSDIGVMSNEKLFLSEDKLASLGN; encoded by the coding sequence ATGCCATTATTAGATAGTTTTAGAGTTGATCATACTATTATGCCAGCACCTGCAGTTAGAGTTGCAAAAATTATGAAAACTCCAAAAGGAGATAATATTACAGTTTTTGATTTAAGGTTTTGTGTACCAAATGAAAAAATGATGAGTGAGAAAGGTACTCATACTTTGGAGCATTTATTTGCAGGATTTATAAGAAATCACTTAAACTCTCCAACAGTTGAGATTATAGATGTTTCTCCTATGGGATGTAGAACAGGATTTTATATGAGTTTAATAGGAACTCCTAGTGAAAAAGAGGTAGCAAGTGCTTGGAAAAAAGCTATGGAAGATGTTTTAAAAGTTGAAAAACAAAGTGATATTCCAGAACTAAATATTTTTCAATGTGGAACATGTGCAATGCACTCACTTGATGAAGCAAAAGATATTGCAAGAGATATTTTAAAATCTGATATTGGTGTAATGTCAAATGAAAAACTATTTTTAAGTGAAGATAAATTAGCAAGTTTAGGAAACTAA